One Doryrhamphus excisus isolate RoL2022-K1 chromosome 17, RoL_Dexc_1.0, whole genome shotgun sequence genomic region harbors:
- the adcy3a gene encoding adenylate cyclase type 3 isoform X1 — translation MPRNRAFSEPEYSAEYSADCSVTLPSDPGQAVGRTHEVTVRSSGCCLCLPRFMRLTFAPESLENLYQTYFRRQRHDTLLVLVVFAALFDSFIIVMCAVVYTSDKLASVLVASLGLLADIVLYLLCRFGLLPDRISRRVVPYALWVLIAAQIFSYLGLNYARFHQASDTVGWQAFFSFSFFLTLPLRLTPIVLIATVTCGVHTLVLGVTIAQQQQENIHGAALGRQLLANIVIYVCAITVGVMSYYMADRKHRKAFLEARQSLEVKLNLEEQSQQQERLLLSILPKHIADEMLQDMKKEPSQKEMQQFNTMYMYRHENVSILFADIVGFTQLSSSCSAQELVKLLNELFARFDKLAAKYHQLRIKILGDCYYCICGLPDYREDHAACSIMMGLAMVEAISYVREKTQTDVDMRVGVHSGTVLGGVLGQKRWQYDVWSTDVTVANKMEAGGIPGRVHISQNTMECLHGEFEVEPGNGGERCDYLRERGIETYLVVVSKGGKNGINSVKLSVSSSNGNSPLLINTSDCNGSVNTACTTPEEPEELDTRVVNPSFPNPRRRLRLRDLAERVIDAQENEQELSKLLNEALLERETVQALKGKHTNRLSLRFVDPDLETRYSVEKEKQSGAAFCCSCVVLLFTTAMEALIDPRLIANYITFAVGEVLLLILTICSLAAILPRVFPKKLVGFSTWIDHTRWARNTWAMAAIFILTMTDIVDMLSCLPQSPTSAGASSFSSTWSSPEGCLNNPKYYSYIAVLALMATTMLVQVSHMVKLTLMLLITVATGVVNVYSWRDVFDHYDTARFQEYRSYLVPSKVTMTVMIFIMMLSFYYFSRHVEKLARTLFLWKLEVHEQKEKVYEMRRWNEALVTNMLPEHVARHFLGSKKRDEELYSQSYDEIGVMFASIPNFSDFYTEESINNGGIECLRFLNEIISDFDSLLDDPQFRCITKIKTIGSTYMAASGVTSDVSNGYTCMKKEEQSDKERWQHLADLADFALAMKVTLMNINYQSFNNFMLRIGLNKGGVLAGVIGARKPHYDIWGNTVNVASRMESTGVMGNIQVVEDCYNILKEYGFRFVRRGPIFVKGKGELLTYFLKGRDKQGSFINGSSVTLPHQVVDS, via the exons ATGCCTCGCAACCGAGCCTTCTCAGAGCCCGAGTACTCAGCGGAGTATTCCGCGGACTGCTCCGTGACCTTGCCCTCTGACCCCGGGCAGGCAGTCGGACGAACACACGAGGTCACGGTGAGGAGCTCAGGATGCTGCCTCTGCCTGCCCAGATTCATGCGCCTCACCTTTGCACCAGAGTCGCTGGAGAACCTCTACCAGACCTACTTCAGGCGCCAAAGACACGACACCCTCCTGGTTCTGGTCGTGTTTGCCGCGCTCTTTGACAGCTTCATCATCGTCATGTGTGCGGTGGTCTACACCAGCGACAAACTGGCGTCCGTGTTGGTGGCATCGCTGGGACTTCTGGCTGACATCGTCCTTTACCTGCTGTGCCGATTCGGGCTCCTGCCGGATCGGATCTCAAGGCGCGTGGTACCCTACGCCCTGTGGGTTCTCATAGCGGCCCAGATCTTCTCCTACCTGGGTCTGAACTATGCCCGCTTTCACCAGGCCAGTGACACGGTGGGCTGGCAGGCCTTCTtcagtttttcctttttcctcacGCTGCCCTTGAGGCTGACGCCCATTGTCCTCATTGCCACCGTCACCTGCGGGGTGCACACCCTGGTTCTGGGGGTCACCAtcgcccagcagcagcaggagaacATCCACGGGGCGGCACTTGGACGACAG CTCCTGGCCAACATTGTGATCTACGTTTGCGCTATCACCGTGGGGGTCATGTCGTATTACATGGCTGACCGAAAGCATCGGAAAGCCTTCCTGGAGGCTAGACAGTCCCTCGAAGTGAAACTAAACCTGGAGGAGCAGAGCCAGcaacag GAACGCCTGCTGCTGTCCATCCTCCCGAAGCACATAGCCGATGAGATGCTGCAGGACATGAAGAAGGAGCCCAGTCAGAAAGAGATGCAGCAGTTCAACACCATGTACATGTACAGACATGAAAATGTCAG TATTTTGTTTGCAGACATCGTCGGCTTCACCCAGCTGTCATCGTCATGCAGTGCTCAGGAGCTGGTCAAACTACTCAATGAACTCTTTGCTCGATTTGACAAACTGGCGGCG AAATATCACCAGCTGAGGATCAAGATCCTGGGGGACTGTTACTATTGCATCTGCGGCTTGCCAGACTACAGGGAGGACCATGCCGCCTGCTCCATCATGATGGGCCTCGCCATGGTTGAGGCCATATC GTACGTGCGGGAGAAAACCCAGACAGATGTTGACATGCGGGTCGGAGTGCACAGTGGTACGGTCCTGGGGGGGGTGCTGGGTCAGAAACGCTGGCAATACGACGTATGGTCCACTGACGTCACCGTCGCCAACAAGATGGAAGCCGGAGGGATACCGGG TCGTGTCCACATCTCACAGAACACCATGGAGTGTCTTCATGGGGAGTTTGAAGTGGAGCCGGGGAATGGAGGGGAGCGCTGTGACTACCTGAGGGAGCGAGGAATCGAGACCTACCTGGTGGTTGTCTCTAAAGGGGGAAAGAACGGCATCAACAGTGTA AAACTGTCCGTGTCGTCGTCCAATGGAAACTCTCCGTTGCTGATCAACACAAGTGACTGTAACGGCAGCGTGAACACAGCCTGCACCACACCGGAGGAACCTGAAGAACTGGACACAAGG GTGGTAAACCCTTCCTTCCCAAACCCTCGGCGAAGACTGCGTCTGCGGGACCTGGCCGAAAGGGTGATTGATGCCCAAGAGAACGAACAGGAGCTCAGCAAACTGCTCAACGAGGCTCTGCTGGAAAGGGAAACTGTCCAGGC GCTGAAGGGGAAACACACCAACCGTCTCTCCCTGAGGTTCGTGGACCCAGACTTGGAGACCCGCTACTCCGTGGAGAAGGAGAAGCAGAGTGGTGCTGCCTTCTGCTGTTCTTGTGTGGTACTGCTCTTCACCACCGCTATGGAGGCTCTCATAGATCCAAG gtTGATTGCAAATTACATCACCTTTGCCGTGGGAGAAGTCCTCCTCCTAATCCTCACCATCTGCTCGCTGGCCGCCATCTTGCCCAGG GTTTTTCCCAAGAAGCTTGTCGGGTTCTCCACTTGGATCGACCACACTCGCTGGGCTCGCAACACCTGGGCCATGGCGGCCATCTTCATACTTACCATGACGGACATTGTGGATATG CTCAGCTGTCTGCCTCAAAGCCCAACGTCCGCCGGTGCCTCGTCTTTCTCCTCCACGTGGTCGAGTCCCGAAGGCTGTCTGAACAACCCCAAGTACTACAGCTACATTGCTGTGCTGGCGCTGATGGCCACCACCATGCTGGTCCAAGTCAGTCACATGGTCAAGCTGACGCTGATGCTGCTCATCACCGTGGCGACTGGCGTTGTTAACGTGTACAGCTGGAGGGACGTGTTTGACCACTACGACACGGCACGCTTTCAGGAATACAG GTCCTATCTGGTGCCCTCCAAGGTCACAATGACAGTTATGATCTTCATTATGATGCTCAGCTTTTATTATTTCTCCCGACAT GTGGAGAAGCTGGCTCGCACCCTGTTTCTGTGGAAGCTTGAGGTTCACGAGCAGAAGGAGAAAGTGTACGAGATGAGGCGCTGGAACGAGGCGTTGGTGACCAACATGCTTCCTGAACATGTGGCCCGACACTTCCTGGGCTCCAAGAAAAGAGACGAG GAGTTGTACAGTCAGTCGTACGATGAGATCGGAGTCATGTTTGCCTCCATCCCCAACTTCTCCGACTTCTACACTGAGGAGAGCATCAACAACGGAGGCATCGAATGCTTGCGCTTCCTCAATGAGATTATTTCTGACTTTGACAGC CTGCTGGATGATCCCCAGTTTCGCTGCATCACAAAAATCAAGACCATCGGAAGCACCTACATGGCAGCATCAGGTGTGACTTCAGATGTCAGTAATGGCTACACCTGCATGAAG AAGGAGGAGCAGTCGGACAAAGAGCGCTGGCAGCACCTGGCGGACCTGGCCGACTTTGCCCTCGCCATGAAGGTCACACTGATGAACATCAACTATCAGTCATTCAACAACTTCATGCTTCGAATTG GTCTGAACAAGGGAGGAGTTTTAGCAGGAGTGATTGGAGCCCGGAAACCTCACTATGACATCTGGGGAAACACGGTGAATGTGGCCAGTCGGATGGAGTCCACGGGGGTGATGGGGAATATTCAG
- the adcy3a gene encoding adenylate cyclase type 3 isoform X2: MPRNRAFSEPEYSAEYSADCSVTLPSDPGQAVGRTHEVTVRSSGCCLCLPRFMRLTFAPESLENLYQTYFRRQRHDTLLVLVVFAALFDSFIIVMCAVVYTSDKLASVLVASLGLLADIVLYLLCRFGLLPDRISRRVVPYALWVLIAAQIFSYLGLNYARFHQASDTVGWQAFFSFSFFLTLPLRLTPIVLIATVTCGVHTLVLGVTIAQQQQENIHGAALGRQLLANIVIYVCAITVGVMSYYMADRKHRKAFLEARQSLEVKLNLEEQSQQQERLLLSILPKHIADEMLQDMKKEPSQKEMQQFNTMYMYRHENVSILFADIVGFTQLSSSCSAQELVKLLNELFARFDKLAAKYHQLRIKILGDCYYCICGLPDYREDHAACSIMMGLAMVEAISYVREKTQTDVDMRVGVHSGTVLGGVLGQKRWQYDVWSTDVTVANKMEAGGIPGRVHISQNTMECLHGEFEVEPGNGGERCDYLRERGIETYLVVVSKGGKNGINSVKLSVSSSNGNSPLLINTSDCNGSVNTACTTPEEPEELDTRVVNPSFPNPRRRLRLRDLAERVIDAQENEQELSKLLNEALLERETVQALKGKHTNRLSLRFVDPDLETRYSVEKEKQSGAAFCCSCVVLLFTTAMEALIDPRLIANYITFAVGEVLLLILTICSLAAILPRVFPKKLVGFSTWIDHTRWARNTWAMAAIFILTMTDIVDMLSCLPQSPTSAGASSFSSTWSSPEGCLNNPKYYSYIAVLALMATTMLVQVSHMVKLTLMLLITVATGVVNVYSWRDVFDHYDTARFQEYRSYLVPSKVTMTVMIFIMMLSFYYFSRHVEKLARTLFLWKLEVHEQKEKVYEMRRWNEALVTNMLPEHVARHFLGSKKRDEELYSQSYDEIGVMFASIPNFSDFYTEESINNGGIECLRFLNEIISDFDSLLDDPQFRCITKIKTIGSTYMAASGVTSDVSNGYTCMKEEQSDKERWQHLADLADFALAMKVTLMNINYQSFNNFMLRIGLNKGGVLAGVIGARKPHYDIWGNTVNVASRMESTGVMGNIQVVEDCYNILKEYGFRFVRRGPIFVKGKGELLTYFLKGRDKQGSFINGSSVTLPHQVVDS; the protein is encoded by the exons ATGCCTCGCAACCGAGCCTTCTCAGAGCCCGAGTACTCAGCGGAGTATTCCGCGGACTGCTCCGTGACCTTGCCCTCTGACCCCGGGCAGGCAGTCGGACGAACACACGAGGTCACGGTGAGGAGCTCAGGATGCTGCCTCTGCCTGCCCAGATTCATGCGCCTCACCTTTGCACCAGAGTCGCTGGAGAACCTCTACCAGACCTACTTCAGGCGCCAAAGACACGACACCCTCCTGGTTCTGGTCGTGTTTGCCGCGCTCTTTGACAGCTTCATCATCGTCATGTGTGCGGTGGTCTACACCAGCGACAAACTGGCGTCCGTGTTGGTGGCATCGCTGGGACTTCTGGCTGACATCGTCCTTTACCTGCTGTGCCGATTCGGGCTCCTGCCGGATCGGATCTCAAGGCGCGTGGTACCCTACGCCCTGTGGGTTCTCATAGCGGCCCAGATCTTCTCCTACCTGGGTCTGAACTATGCCCGCTTTCACCAGGCCAGTGACACGGTGGGCTGGCAGGCCTTCTtcagtttttcctttttcctcacGCTGCCCTTGAGGCTGACGCCCATTGTCCTCATTGCCACCGTCACCTGCGGGGTGCACACCCTGGTTCTGGGGGTCACCAtcgcccagcagcagcaggagaacATCCACGGGGCGGCACTTGGACGACAG CTCCTGGCCAACATTGTGATCTACGTTTGCGCTATCACCGTGGGGGTCATGTCGTATTACATGGCTGACCGAAAGCATCGGAAAGCCTTCCTGGAGGCTAGACAGTCCCTCGAAGTGAAACTAAACCTGGAGGAGCAGAGCCAGcaacag GAACGCCTGCTGCTGTCCATCCTCCCGAAGCACATAGCCGATGAGATGCTGCAGGACATGAAGAAGGAGCCCAGTCAGAAAGAGATGCAGCAGTTCAACACCATGTACATGTACAGACATGAAAATGTCAG TATTTTGTTTGCAGACATCGTCGGCTTCACCCAGCTGTCATCGTCATGCAGTGCTCAGGAGCTGGTCAAACTACTCAATGAACTCTTTGCTCGATTTGACAAACTGGCGGCG AAATATCACCAGCTGAGGATCAAGATCCTGGGGGACTGTTACTATTGCATCTGCGGCTTGCCAGACTACAGGGAGGACCATGCCGCCTGCTCCATCATGATGGGCCTCGCCATGGTTGAGGCCATATC GTACGTGCGGGAGAAAACCCAGACAGATGTTGACATGCGGGTCGGAGTGCACAGTGGTACGGTCCTGGGGGGGGTGCTGGGTCAGAAACGCTGGCAATACGACGTATGGTCCACTGACGTCACCGTCGCCAACAAGATGGAAGCCGGAGGGATACCGGG TCGTGTCCACATCTCACAGAACACCATGGAGTGTCTTCATGGGGAGTTTGAAGTGGAGCCGGGGAATGGAGGGGAGCGCTGTGACTACCTGAGGGAGCGAGGAATCGAGACCTACCTGGTGGTTGTCTCTAAAGGGGGAAAGAACGGCATCAACAGTGTA AAACTGTCCGTGTCGTCGTCCAATGGAAACTCTCCGTTGCTGATCAACACAAGTGACTGTAACGGCAGCGTGAACACAGCCTGCACCACACCGGAGGAACCTGAAGAACTGGACACAAGG GTGGTAAACCCTTCCTTCCCAAACCCTCGGCGAAGACTGCGTCTGCGGGACCTGGCCGAAAGGGTGATTGATGCCCAAGAGAACGAACAGGAGCTCAGCAAACTGCTCAACGAGGCTCTGCTGGAAAGGGAAACTGTCCAGGC GCTGAAGGGGAAACACACCAACCGTCTCTCCCTGAGGTTCGTGGACCCAGACTTGGAGACCCGCTACTCCGTGGAGAAGGAGAAGCAGAGTGGTGCTGCCTTCTGCTGTTCTTGTGTGGTACTGCTCTTCACCACCGCTATGGAGGCTCTCATAGATCCAAG gtTGATTGCAAATTACATCACCTTTGCCGTGGGAGAAGTCCTCCTCCTAATCCTCACCATCTGCTCGCTGGCCGCCATCTTGCCCAGG GTTTTTCCCAAGAAGCTTGTCGGGTTCTCCACTTGGATCGACCACACTCGCTGGGCTCGCAACACCTGGGCCATGGCGGCCATCTTCATACTTACCATGACGGACATTGTGGATATG CTCAGCTGTCTGCCTCAAAGCCCAACGTCCGCCGGTGCCTCGTCTTTCTCCTCCACGTGGTCGAGTCCCGAAGGCTGTCTGAACAACCCCAAGTACTACAGCTACATTGCTGTGCTGGCGCTGATGGCCACCACCATGCTGGTCCAAGTCAGTCACATGGTCAAGCTGACGCTGATGCTGCTCATCACCGTGGCGACTGGCGTTGTTAACGTGTACAGCTGGAGGGACGTGTTTGACCACTACGACACGGCACGCTTTCAGGAATACAG GTCCTATCTGGTGCCCTCCAAGGTCACAATGACAGTTATGATCTTCATTATGATGCTCAGCTTTTATTATTTCTCCCGACAT GTGGAGAAGCTGGCTCGCACCCTGTTTCTGTGGAAGCTTGAGGTTCACGAGCAGAAGGAGAAAGTGTACGAGATGAGGCGCTGGAACGAGGCGTTGGTGACCAACATGCTTCCTGAACATGTGGCCCGACACTTCCTGGGCTCCAAGAAAAGAGACGAG GAGTTGTACAGTCAGTCGTACGATGAGATCGGAGTCATGTTTGCCTCCATCCCCAACTTCTCCGACTTCTACACTGAGGAGAGCATCAACAACGGAGGCATCGAATGCTTGCGCTTCCTCAATGAGATTATTTCTGACTTTGACAGC CTGCTGGATGATCCCCAGTTTCGCTGCATCACAAAAATCAAGACCATCGGAAGCACCTACATGGCAGCATCAGGTGTGACTTCAGATGTCAGTAATGGCTACACCTGCATGAAG GAGGAGCAGTCGGACAAAGAGCGCTGGCAGCACCTGGCGGACCTGGCCGACTTTGCCCTCGCCATGAAGGTCACACTGATGAACATCAACTATCAGTCATTCAACAACTTCATGCTTCGAATTG GTCTGAACAAGGGAGGAGTTTTAGCAGGAGTGATTGGAGCCCGGAAACCTCACTATGACATCTGGGGAAACACGGTGAATGTGGCCAGTCGGATGGAGTCCACGGGGGTGATGGGGAATATTCAG
- the adcy3a gene encoding adenylate cyclase type 3 isoform X3, with the protein MPRNRAFSEPEYSAEYSADCSVTLPSDPGQAVGRTHEVTVRSSGCCLCLPRFMRLTFAPESLENLYQTYFRRQRHDTLLVLVVFAALFDSFIIVMCAVVYTSDKLASVLVASLGLLADIVLYLLCRFGLLPDRISRRVVPYALWVLIAAQIFSYLGLNYARFHQASDTVGWQAFFSFSFFLTLPLRLTPIVLIATVTCGVHTLVLGVTIAQQQQENIHGAALGRQLLANIVIYVCAITVGVMSYYMADRKHRKAFLEARQSLEVKLNLEEQSQQQERLLLSILPKHIADEMLQDMKKEPSQKEMQQFNTMYMYRHENVSILFADIVGFTQLSSSCSAQELVKLLNELFARFDKLAAKYHQLRIKILGDCYYCICGLPDYREDHAACSIMMGLAMVEAISYVREKTQTDVDMRVGVHSGTVLGGVLGQKRWQYDVWSTDVTVANKMEAGGIPGRVHISQNTMECLHGEFEVEPGNGGERCDYLRERGIETYLVVVSKGGKNGINSVKLSVSSSNGNSPLLINTSDCNGSVNTACTTPEEPEELDTRVVNPSFPNPRRRLRLRDLAERVIDAQENEQELSKLLNEALLERETVQALKGKHTNRLSLRFVDPDLETRYSVEKEKQSGAAFCCSCVVLLFTTAMEALIDPRLIANYITFAVGEVLLLILTIFILTMTDIVDMLSCLPQSPTSAGASSFSSTWSSPEGCLNNPKYYSYIAVLALMATTMLVQVSHMVKLTLMLLITVATGVVNVYSWRDVFDHYDTARFQEYRSYLVPSKVTMTVMIFIMMLSFYYFSRHVEKLARTLFLWKLEVHEQKEKVYEMRRWNEALVTNMLPEHVARHFLGSKKRDEELYSQSYDEIGVMFASIPNFSDFYTEESINNGGIECLRFLNEIISDFDSLLDDPQFRCITKIKTIGSTYMAASGVTSDVSNGYTCMKKEEQSDKERWQHLADLADFALAMKVTLMNINYQSFNNFMLRIGLNKGGVLAGVIGARKPHYDIWGNTVNVASRMESTGVMGNIQVVEDCYNILKEYGFRFVRRGPIFVKGKGELLTYFLKGRDKQGSFINGSSVTLPHQVVDS; encoded by the exons ATGCCTCGCAACCGAGCCTTCTCAGAGCCCGAGTACTCAGCGGAGTATTCCGCGGACTGCTCCGTGACCTTGCCCTCTGACCCCGGGCAGGCAGTCGGACGAACACACGAGGTCACGGTGAGGAGCTCAGGATGCTGCCTCTGCCTGCCCAGATTCATGCGCCTCACCTTTGCACCAGAGTCGCTGGAGAACCTCTACCAGACCTACTTCAGGCGCCAAAGACACGACACCCTCCTGGTTCTGGTCGTGTTTGCCGCGCTCTTTGACAGCTTCATCATCGTCATGTGTGCGGTGGTCTACACCAGCGACAAACTGGCGTCCGTGTTGGTGGCATCGCTGGGACTTCTGGCTGACATCGTCCTTTACCTGCTGTGCCGATTCGGGCTCCTGCCGGATCGGATCTCAAGGCGCGTGGTACCCTACGCCCTGTGGGTTCTCATAGCGGCCCAGATCTTCTCCTACCTGGGTCTGAACTATGCCCGCTTTCACCAGGCCAGTGACACGGTGGGCTGGCAGGCCTTCTtcagtttttcctttttcctcacGCTGCCCTTGAGGCTGACGCCCATTGTCCTCATTGCCACCGTCACCTGCGGGGTGCACACCCTGGTTCTGGGGGTCACCAtcgcccagcagcagcaggagaacATCCACGGGGCGGCACTTGGACGACAG CTCCTGGCCAACATTGTGATCTACGTTTGCGCTATCACCGTGGGGGTCATGTCGTATTACATGGCTGACCGAAAGCATCGGAAAGCCTTCCTGGAGGCTAGACAGTCCCTCGAAGTGAAACTAAACCTGGAGGAGCAGAGCCAGcaacag GAACGCCTGCTGCTGTCCATCCTCCCGAAGCACATAGCCGATGAGATGCTGCAGGACATGAAGAAGGAGCCCAGTCAGAAAGAGATGCAGCAGTTCAACACCATGTACATGTACAGACATGAAAATGTCAG TATTTTGTTTGCAGACATCGTCGGCTTCACCCAGCTGTCATCGTCATGCAGTGCTCAGGAGCTGGTCAAACTACTCAATGAACTCTTTGCTCGATTTGACAAACTGGCGGCG AAATATCACCAGCTGAGGATCAAGATCCTGGGGGACTGTTACTATTGCATCTGCGGCTTGCCAGACTACAGGGAGGACCATGCCGCCTGCTCCATCATGATGGGCCTCGCCATGGTTGAGGCCATATC GTACGTGCGGGAGAAAACCCAGACAGATGTTGACATGCGGGTCGGAGTGCACAGTGGTACGGTCCTGGGGGGGGTGCTGGGTCAGAAACGCTGGCAATACGACGTATGGTCCACTGACGTCACCGTCGCCAACAAGATGGAAGCCGGAGGGATACCGGG TCGTGTCCACATCTCACAGAACACCATGGAGTGTCTTCATGGGGAGTTTGAAGTGGAGCCGGGGAATGGAGGGGAGCGCTGTGACTACCTGAGGGAGCGAGGAATCGAGACCTACCTGGTGGTTGTCTCTAAAGGGGGAAAGAACGGCATCAACAGTGTA AAACTGTCCGTGTCGTCGTCCAATGGAAACTCTCCGTTGCTGATCAACACAAGTGACTGTAACGGCAGCGTGAACACAGCCTGCACCACACCGGAGGAACCTGAAGAACTGGACACAAGG GTGGTAAACCCTTCCTTCCCAAACCCTCGGCGAAGACTGCGTCTGCGGGACCTGGCCGAAAGGGTGATTGATGCCCAAGAGAACGAACAGGAGCTCAGCAAACTGCTCAACGAGGCTCTGCTGGAAAGGGAAACTGTCCAGGC GCTGAAGGGGAAACACACCAACCGTCTCTCCCTGAGGTTCGTGGACCCAGACTTGGAGACCCGCTACTCCGTGGAGAAGGAGAAGCAGAGTGGTGCTGCCTTCTGCTGTTCTTGTGTGGTACTGCTCTTCACCACCGCTATGGAGGCTCTCATAGATCCAAG gtTGATTGCAAATTACATCACCTTTGCCGTGGGAGAAGTCCTCCTCCTAATCCTCA CCATCTTCATACTTACCATGACGGACATTGTGGATATG CTCAGCTGTCTGCCTCAAAGCCCAACGTCCGCCGGTGCCTCGTCTTTCTCCTCCACGTGGTCGAGTCCCGAAGGCTGTCTGAACAACCCCAAGTACTACAGCTACATTGCTGTGCTGGCGCTGATGGCCACCACCATGCTGGTCCAAGTCAGTCACATGGTCAAGCTGACGCTGATGCTGCTCATCACCGTGGCGACTGGCGTTGTTAACGTGTACAGCTGGAGGGACGTGTTTGACCACTACGACACGGCACGCTTTCAGGAATACAG GTCCTATCTGGTGCCCTCCAAGGTCACAATGACAGTTATGATCTTCATTATGATGCTCAGCTTTTATTATTTCTCCCGACAT GTGGAGAAGCTGGCTCGCACCCTGTTTCTGTGGAAGCTTGAGGTTCACGAGCAGAAGGAGAAAGTGTACGAGATGAGGCGCTGGAACGAGGCGTTGGTGACCAACATGCTTCCTGAACATGTGGCCCGACACTTCCTGGGCTCCAAGAAAAGAGACGAG GAGTTGTACAGTCAGTCGTACGATGAGATCGGAGTCATGTTTGCCTCCATCCCCAACTTCTCCGACTTCTACACTGAGGAGAGCATCAACAACGGAGGCATCGAATGCTTGCGCTTCCTCAATGAGATTATTTCTGACTTTGACAGC CTGCTGGATGATCCCCAGTTTCGCTGCATCACAAAAATCAAGACCATCGGAAGCACCTACATGGCAGCATCAGGTGTGACTTCAGATGTCAGTAATGGCTACACCTGCATGAAG AAGGAGGAGCAGTCGGACAAAGAGCGCTGGCAGCACCTGGCGGACCTGGCCGACTTTGCCCTCGCCATGAAGGTCACACTGATGAACATCAACTATCAGTCATTCAACAACTTCATGCTTCGAATTG GTCTGAACAAGGGAGGAGTTTTAGCAGGAGTGATTGGAGCCCGGAAACCTCACTATGACATCTGGGGAAACACGGTGAATGTGGCCAGTCGGATGGAGTCCACGGGGGTGATGGGGAATATTCAG